The DNA segment GGCACGGCGCTTCCCCGGACCTGGACGTGCCTGGGAGGGGTCAGAGCCTGtctgctgttggaaaaaaaaccaccctcaGCATCTCAAAGTGGGAACATGTTTTGCGGGCAGTTTAAACccagttttttcccctgactCAGACCTGCTGCCTTTCCCAAGGAGGGGCCGCAGGTGGCCTCGGGAAGAGGTGAAACCCAGCAGGCCCGGCGTGCTGCGGTGGAGCCGCGGAGGGACAGGGTGGCCGTGGCCCCCGCCAGCCCTGCCGCACCGGACACCGCGGAGCTGTCGGCGTCTGACCCCACACCGGGCCCGGGGCCTGCGGCAGCCGGTGGCGCGGTCAGCGCGCTGCCCCGTGCCCAGGGCCCTGCCTGGCCGCACCTCCCGCCCTgagccgccgccccggcccgctgTCCCCGCCTGCGGGGTGGCCCAGGTGACAGGATGGCGGCCGCCCCGCCACGGCCCGGGGCTAGAGCCGGCGGGGTGCCCGGGGGCTGAGCCCTGGAACGCGCCTGGAGGCGCGGCTGAGGGAACCGGGCCTCCCCATGGCTGCGGGCCGGGGCCTTCCCGGGGGGACGCGACCGAGGGGGCTGGGACCCCCGGGGTGACACGGCTGGGGACCGGGCCCCAGCTGGCGGGAGGTGGCCGAGGCCTGGGAGGCGGGGGAGGGGCGGTCCTCGGGGGATGCGAGGCCCGTGACCGAGGGGACCGGGCTCCCCGGGGACGCGCGGCGGGGCACGCCTCTCCACGGCCCCTGACGCTTCCTGACCTCCCGCGGCTCCCGTCCCGCCCGCGGCGGAAGCGCCGCCATGTTTGTGAGGGGCAGCGGCGCCGCTGCGGCGggaggcccggcccggccccgccccgccccacgGGCCGCCGACTCACCacggggagcggcggcgggcggctgcTCTCCGAGTCCGAGTCGCTAATGACGATGACGCTGTCGGCCATTTTGGCAGCGGGCGGCGGCTCCACCCCccgcgggccggcggcggcagcgctgGGGCCtcgggccgggcccggccgagGCGGGCGGCGGAAGCTGCGTcagccgcggcggcggggcggggcggcggcgggcccggtGACGGCGCGGCGCCGCCGCCATGGCGCTGTCGCCCTACGTGCAGGCCATGCAGGAGCTGTTCCGCGCCAACACGCGGAGCCGCGAGTTCCCGGCGCACGGCGCCAAGGTGCACTCGGTGGCCTGGAGCTGCTGCGGCCGCCGCCTCGCCTCCGGCTCCTTCGACAAGACCGCCAGCGTCTTCCTGCTGGAGAAGGACCGGCTGGTGAGCTCCTCCGGCAccgggcgggcgggccgccGCCGGTGGGTACCGGACCCAGGGCCACCTGGTAGCGGGGCAGCCCGGCAGCCCTCGGGCCGGCACCGGTGGTTGGGGCCGGTACCGGGGACCCCGCCTGGGACGGGTGTCTCACACCGGGACTGGGCCCCGGTGGTGGGTTCCAGGCTTGGAAGCGGGTATGGGGTCCGTGCcgggagggggccggggccagAGTCgggggctggagctggtgccCGGTTGGGGCGGCGGCAGGGTCCCTCCGGCTGTGGCGGGGGAGCGCGGCTGAAATAGCGCTGGGGCTATTGGGCTGTATGGGTGCAGCATACTGGGATccggggcaggagcaggagctgagccAGCCTCATCCTCCCATCAATGGCTGTCCTCTCCCTCCAGGTGAAGGAGAACAACTACCGAGGTCACGGGGACAGCGTGGATCAGCTCTGCTGGCATCCCAGCAACCCTGACCTCTTCGTCACAGCATCCGGGGACAAAACTATCCGCATCTGGGATGTCCGCACCACCAAGTGCATTGCCACTGTCAATACCAAAGGTGAGTCCCTACTGTTGGGTCCCGGCAGAACTTCGGCTGCGCTGGACCTGTCTGCAGTGGTACCGTGCTTTGGATGCGTCTTGTGGGTATTGGCAATCGGGGCATCTTTGCTGACTGCTTTTATCTTTGCGTTGCATTCATCCATAAGGAGCAGCAGTGAACATGAGGGCTGATTTACTCTGGGGTCAGGACTGGAGAAACTACTGAAATACAATGCTGGCTGTTAAAATGTCCTGTGTACTTGTCTCTCAAGTCTGTGGGCTGTGAGGCTGGAGACTGAGGAAAGGCACATCTGCAGAGAGGCATGATAGAAGTAAAAGTCTGAACAGATTCAGGAAAAAGTTACTTGAATTTGTGTACTGGTTAACTCTGATACCATCTCTGTTCTTGGAAATCTCCGATTTTGAGTTGCCAGGGCTGGAAATGGCATTGTAAGATAGCATAACTGCAATCTGCCTTGTTGCATCATAGGTATTTTTTGTGGGCTTCCACTTTTTCTGGATCTTGAGGATCACTGGATTCGGAGGATATTTGAGTGGACCTTGTTTGGTGGTTGCTCTGGTCCCATCTTGGCTGAAATGGGAAGGGCAGCGATGTAGTCTTGTTGGCTTGAAGCTGCAGTTCTGTTAAGTTTGATTGTCAAGAACTATACATACTTGCTGGACAGCTACTGTATAGGGTTTGTGTGTTGGAGTGCAGACCTGGCAGTTTGTTTCCCGTTTGGGAGTGATTTGGAGTTAGTGGAGCAGGTTATGGCCTTAGATCAGGAATAAAAGCTGCCTGTCTGCTTAACTCATGGCTGTTGTGGATTGTTGTGTGGAAATGGggcctgctgcttttctgtcccTCCAGGGGAGAACATCAACATCTGTTGGAGCCCTGATGGACAGACCATTGCAGTGGGGAACAAGGATGATGTGGTAACTTTCATTGATGCCAAGACGCATCGCTCCAAAGCTGAGGAACAGTTCAAGTTTGAGGTGAATGAGATCTCCTGGAACAATGATAATAACATGTTCTTCCTCACTAACGGGAATGGCTGCATCAACATTCTCAGGTAGGTGCCTGTGGTGGCTGGTGGGCAGGGTAGCTGGGCTGGCTGCCGCAGACATCAGTCTGCAagtccttctgctgcttttggggaACGCAAGTTCCCCACCCCAGTGATTCCCAACCCTTTGGTTGGAACACACTTGCCTGGAGCTGTGGTTGCCTCAGTTCTGGGCTGGGCTTCCCAAGAGTGACCCTGATGCTCTGCCTCGTTCACTCGGCACTCCAGGTTTCCAAGAGTGTGGCCTTGGACCAGTTGGTTTGCTTACAGTCCCGGTGTGCCTCATGCCAGCCCTGCTTGTAGACGAGCCCTATGCTTCTCTCACTGCTTCCTGCCCTCTCCCTTGATCTCTGCAGCTACCCAGAGCTGAAGCCTATTCAGTCCATCAACGCCCATCCTTCAAACTGCATCTGCATCAAGTTTGATCCCATGGGGAAGTACTTTGCTACGGGCAGTGCTGACGCGTTAGTCAGCCTCTGGGATGTGGATGAACTGGTGTGTGTGAGGTGCTTCTCGAGGTAGGTGGTGCTGTCCAGAAGCTGTTTGCCTCCCCTCTCTAGTGAGGGTGAGGCAGGTGGCTCACCGTGTGGTTCACTCTGTTGCTGCAGGCTTGACTGGCCTGTGCGGACACTGAGCTTTAGCCATGATGGCAAGATGCTGGCATCGGCATCAGAAGATCACTTCATTGACATTGCAGAGGTGGAGACAGGTAACAGTTTCCTTTTGGGAAACAGCAAGGGGGGAATGGGATGGAGAAgtgctggtggagctggggtGGCGCTGGGGGAATCGGTCTGCTGCTGAAGAGCCTGGCTGCGTAGAGCAGAGCGCCGTGAGGGGGAGCCTCTGCCTCGTTGGTGTGTGGTAGACATGCACGTCATGTCTGTGCCTTGTCGCCAGGTGATTAAAAGGCGCCGAAGCAGTGTTTGTTCCTCCTCTGAAGCAGtgtttgttcctcctctgccttgcgCGGGAGAGAAGAAGCAGGTGCTTGGCTCTGGGGCAGCGTGCAGCGGAGGGCCAGAGGCTCTCCAGGCTGACGTGGCCCCTTTTCCATGCAGGAGAGAAGCTCTGGGAGGTGCAGTGTGAGTCCCCCACCTTCACAGTGGCCTGGCACCCGAAGAGGCCGCTGCTGGCCTTCGCCTGTGACGACAAAGATGGCAAATACGACAGCAGCCGGGAGGCAGGCACCGTCAAGCTCTTTGGGCTCCCCAATGACTCCTAATGAAACCGTGCCGGGGGAGGCAATGCCTGCCTGCTCTCACGGGGATGGGAGAGTGCTTAGTTAGTGTAGGTTGGGGTGAGGAGATTGCCCCCCTCCTTGCCTGGTTGGCAGTGCTGCCACCTTTGGCTCAGCTCTGTGTGTACTGCTCTCGGGAACATTTGTAAAAAAGCAGCTTGTGTGCTGGGGAGGACAGGGGGGATGCTAGCAGGGCCCCCTTCGCCACCCAAGGGCTGCCGCCTCCTGTCTGGGGTGTGGGGGGCTTGTTCCACAGGCAAGTGGCCAAAGAAAGTCAGTCACTGAAGGTGACTGCTGAGGACCCTCCTTGTGAGAGAAGCTCTGCTCTGGCCAGGCTCCCCAGCAGTGATAAGCCGTGACTGTCCCCTTGCCCCCAGCGGCCTGCTGGTATGGGCGGCCCTGGGAGCAAAGCCTGCCCCTTCCCCTACCAGTGTCCCTTCCTTGCACTGGGGCAGTAAGGGGAGGGTAAGGGAATGCAAGTTAGGGGATGtttccccagctggggcatttattttttttttgtacatgtggtggttttttctaattttgatAAATCCTCTTCCATAACGAAGGTGCCTGTGGCTGCTTTGGGGGCAGAAGTAGGGGAGAAAGcgggtgctgagctgctgtcctgggagctcctctcccttccccttggCCGTGGCAAGGCCCTGACTAAGGGGTCTGTGTTGCGGGGCTGCCCCCGCTGTCCCCGCTGTCCCTGTCTCCTGTCCTGCGCTGTCACcccgccagggggcgctgcgCCCCCACACTGGGGACAGGCGACAGCAAGGACACTGCACAGAGGATGGGGACAGCCGCAGGGACCTGTCCCAGTCCTGTAACCCTGCTCCTTCTGGCAGCATCCTGGATGGATGGAGCAGGGCCGAGGCCCCAGAAGAAGATGCTGCCTGTTCCATGCCACGGTcaccagccctgggcaaagcCCTTCCCTGTACCCCTGCCAGGGGTGACAAGGAGtgcctgccccatccctgctccctaggagagctgtggggctgTCTTCCCACCTGTTCCCTGTGCCAGCACGCTGGGTCGCAGGGGAGATGGTTGCTGCAGAGGAGGtgcaggcacagcctgcctgtgATGGAGACCTTGCCTGCAAGATCTCTATCATTTCCTACcctaatattttcttctgacaCGAGCTTTTCCaggtggctgctctgctgatgCCGCCTGGGTAACGCCTGAGCTGTTTGCTGGTAAATGATGGCAAATCAGTCGAAGCTGAGGCTGGCTCCGGACAGAGGCTGTGCCACatctgagcactgccaggggcCCTGCCTTGCTGGGGGGCATGAGGTGCCCGATTGCCCAGGCCCTGCCTGTAGCCTTGTGCCCGTGTCCCACAAGAAACAGCCCTTGTACCCCAGGGTCAAGTCATCCTGTGAGGAGAGTCCCAGAGTCAGGGGGGAAGGGCCAGAAGCTCCTGTGCCATGTCTGTGGGACGGGGGTCCCACCAGTACCCATCCCTTTTACCTTGTCCCCAGCCCTGGAGAGGGCACCTGCAGGGTGGGCATGGGTGTGTGGGGAGGCAGCTGGACTGAGCAGGGCTCTGGGAGCCGTGTGTGGCTTCTCTCCACCTGTGGCTGGGCTTGagtgctgcccaggctgggccCTGTGGCCTCTCCTTAAGTGATGAACTGCCAGGTCTCAGCTCTGGAGGGGAGATGGAGGGGCAAGGGAGCTGGTGTGGGGGCCCGGGGAAGCAATGGCtgagcagaggctggagcaaTGTACAAATCCCtttattttattagtttgtCAAAGACTAGTTCGAGCAGGATGGTCACAGCATGTCTGTGGGGCCCCGAGCTGCCCGCCGCCTCCCAGGGAAGCCCCTGGtgagcagctgggggctgtggcagAGGAAGCACGGGGAAGAGGGAGCACGGTGCGGCAAGGGACGGACGGGGATGAGGGCATGCCCCCACGTCCCCCCGTTGGGgtgcaagcagcagctcctgggacaTGCCCGGGCTGCTTGCCCAGGGATACCTTCCCAGGCCCCGGGGACCCGTGTGTGTCCAGCGTTGGGTGGGGGGCAGCCGGGCACTCCCAGCCCAGGACTGGCCCGGCAGCCCTCAGCCCCGTGCTGGCTTTATTGCAGGGGGCAGAGTGGGGGGCCCCGGCAGTGCGGCGGGGGCTCTCGGCTCAGCGCTGCGGGTGGCcccagggacagcagggacTCGGGGAGCGGGTGGGGAGTGTGAGCAGCGGACACGAGGACGCATGGAGCGACGGGGCGCACCCTGGCACAGAGACACTAATGCGAGAACGGGGGCCAGTGGGGCTGAGACACAGACGAGCGAGCGGTGGGGATGGTGGggacggggtgggggggacgAGGcaggggggtccctgccccgcACGTGCCTTTGTACACGGTCGGCGGAGCGCGGTGCCCGCTCCTCCCGGTGCTGAAGTATTGCAGTCTAACTGATATGGCTTTAACTATGGGGCCAGAGATGCGGGGAGGGGggtcccctccaaccccccGATGCTGGGGCACACCGAGCAGCCCCGGGGGACCCCCGTTCCCGGGACCGGGGATGGGGGAGCTGCGGGCAGGGCGCCTGGCTTTGTGCTTTGGGCTTGGCCCAGGgcgggacagggcagggggatggcagtgctggggacgAGGGCAGGCAAGCGAAAGCCTGCCGGGGTCccctgggagggcaggaggggcagggcagggggcacagggagccaCCCCGGGGGAGCCGGTAGGGCCTggggtgcccccagcctgccACGAGGTTACATCAGTGCATTTGGTCCCTGTTCACCCTGTCCAGCCAGGGCCGCTCCCCTTTGGCACGGCGTGGTGGGGGGGCCCTGCCTAGACGGGACGGGGCAAAGGGGGAAAGGAATGGGGAGGGGgtgcagggacacccccccccgggGCCAAGGGAACTGATGGAGGGGTTGGAGGGGAGAGGGCGCCCGTGCCCCAACACCCCATGGCAGGGTCGGCGGTGTTGTTACTTCTTGAACATATCCTGCAGCGGGCCAGGCAGGTACTTGAGGACGGTGTCCAGgatgctctcctcctcctcctcgtcctcGTCCCCGCAGCCCGCCGGGATCGCCTTCTTGGGGCGCGTCAGGCTGCCCTCACACGGCTGCTCCAGTGcagctttctcctctgcttccttctcctccttcttcttcagCCCGTACTGCAAGGACACAGTtcctcagcagggcaggtggTGGGCACTGCCCATGCTCTGCCCTGTGCCCATCACCACCGCCTCAGGCCACCTTCCTCCCTGGCCATGCTGGCTCCCCGTCCCAGCCCTACCCCGGCTGCTGTGGGTAGGGGTGGGTGCAGGGGAGATGTGTGCCCACCTTGTCACGGATCTGCTGCCGGACTTTCTCCCGCTCAGCTTCCATGCGGGCGTGCTTGGCTTTCCGCTCCTCCTCCTGTTGGCGCAgggcctcctgcctctcctcctccttcttctgcGCATCGGGGTCTttctcctcctcaccccccaGCATCTTTCCCATGTCCTTGGTGGCCCCTGCACAGCACAAGACCATTGGCTGGTCCCCAaggggtgctgcagcccagcgcCTGCTCCCCAAACCCCTGCAGAGGTAGGGAGGGCATGGAGCCCCCCAGCAAGGATGACCCAGGACATCCTCAGGGCCACCCGTGCCAGAGTTGGCTGCACACAGGCTCTGGAGGCTGCGGAGATGGGGAGTGCTGCAGGTTGGCTGTGCTGCCCTAGTTTGGCGTCAGTCGGGGGAGACACCAGCAGCTCTTTCGTTGCTGGCACCCAGGGGACCCGCCAGGGAATCCCACTTAGCAGCGGGAGAGCTGGGATTCCCCAGCCAGgcgctgctggtgctgggaacAGGAGCCCCGGAGGGCTccggcagcagctccctgctgctggtggctctCCCCGCAGCTCTGTACCCCTGCCATGTCCCTCCCAGCATGCTCCCTGGGGTGTGGAAGCCAGAATCACTCCCGGAGGGGGGGACCCTGAGGGGGGACAGCATCCACTCACCGCCCAGCGCTTGCTTCATGACAAAGTCCATGGTGCCGGTGTGTGCGTGCGGCTAGGCCAGTGCCCAGCGCTCATCCACTGCTGTCCGGGCTTGCCGACCAGCGCCACCTGCGTGGGCAGAGGGACACGGTCAGGGGTGCAGTGCTCAGGGTCCCCACCACCCAGGCATGAGGGATGGACTCCGCATCTCCAGCCCCAAATGCTTTCCAGGATGGGCAGAGGGAGCTTTTGGGGTCTGCAGGCAGAGGGTGGACAGATCTGCCTGGTGGCAGTGCCtgctccccccggccccctcctcACATCCCTGCTGGCCTTGGGGACTTGTGGAGGGTCTGAGGCAGGGACTCTCCACCTCAGCACTGCCTcagtggggcagcaggagccagggagccctggggtgctgcctgggggctggcaggatGGGGACCCACCATGCCACCACCTGCTGTGGGCCAGGACAACAGACCCTGCCTGGGGATGCCAGCGCAACACAACCGGACACGGGGTGCTGCATGTGTGCGCATGTGTCTATGGCAATGcatgtgctctgcagagggatggagcagagGCTGTTGGCAGGTTGTGACAGTGTTTGGGGGCTGT comes from the Falco peregrinus isolate bFalPer1 chromosome 8, bFalPer1.pri, whole genome shotgun sequence genome and includes:
- the THOC3 gene encoding THO complex subunit 3, which translates into the protein MALSPYVQAMQELFRANTRSREFPAHGAKVHSVAWSCCGRRLASGSFDKTASVFLLEKDRLVKENNYRGHGDSVDQLCWHPSNPDLFVTASGDKTIRIWDVRTTKCIATVNTKGENINICWSPDGQTIAVGNKDDVVTFIDAKTHRSKAEEQFKFEVNEISWNNDNNMFFLTNGNGCINILSYPELKPIQSINAHPSNCICIKFDPMGKYFATGSADALVSLWDVDELVCVRCFSRLDWPVRTLSFSHDGKMLASASEDHFIDIAEVETGEKLWEVQCESPTFTVAWHPKRPLLAFACDDKDGKYDSSREAGTVKLFGLPNDS
- the CPLX2 gene encoding complexin-2, translated to MDFVMKQALGGATKDMGKMLGGEEEKDPDAQKKEEERQEALRQQEEERKAKHARMEAEREKVRQQIRDKYGLKKKEEKEAEEKAALEQPCEGSLTRPKKAIPAGCGDEDEEEEESILDTVLKYLPGPLQDMFKK